One genomic segment of Drosophila melanogaster chromosome 3L includes these proteins:
- the alphaKap4 gene encoding alpha Karyopherin-4, translating into MQKRKRRFLKKGQNLMMLRTLRLEKAKKAELQKELTIYNALTKCKLTSSEVVPDVNKLLKSNTIGNLVESLGHGNKNKIRADAADALAHIASGSSEHSNLIAKAGAVPRLIRLLQSPDPEVCEKGILSLGNLLHFAPNLRDYIIRHGLMQKLMSIIQDKSTCTLMLSHVTWVLRKLCISSQPSPPDNAAEIIQALNIVLYNPEANVLEDALMAVRNLAHGNETIQMLLDFEVVPRIIYLLEHPNVTVQNAALQALINIATGSEEQIQELLNNNLLPHLSALMSNSDPDIRCQVLKLLLNIADGNIFQRHAIMNAGLLHKILECLKADAISLKSAAALTITTLAIDKDKNLLCYLMRQGVIPEFCNLLFCQERDILSNVLDILSTMLDVDPSFSAEVSGIIEWSGALNNIRMLQSSEHEEIAAVARKIIGNYFPAKPHIATKF; encoded by the exons ATGCAGAAGCGTAAACGCCGCTTCCTAAAAAAAGGGCAGAACTTGATGATGCTGCGGACGCTTCGATTGGAAAAAGCCAAAAAGGCTGAGCTCCAGAAAGAGCTGACTATTTACAATGCTTTAACCAAATGTAAATTAACCTCCTCGGAAGTTGTTCCCGACGTCAATAAGTTACTTAAGAGCAATACGATAGGAAACCTGGTGGAGTCCCTTGGCCacggaaataagaacaaaATTCGAGCCGACGCCGCAGATGCTTTAGCTCATATAGCCAGTGGCTCATCGGAGCACTCAAATTTA ATTGCGAAGGCTGGCGCCGTGCCACGATTGATTCGCCTTCTTCAGTCACCCGATCCTGAAGTCTGCGAAAAGGGTATATTGAGTTTGGGGAATCTCTTGCACTTTGCTCCGAACCTCCGTGACTATATCATAAGACACGGACTTATGCAAAAGCTGATGTCTATTATTCAGGATAAAAGCACTTGCACTTTAATGTTGAGTCATGTAACCTGGGTTCTAAGAAAACTGTGCATAAGCTCTCAACCATCGCCACCTGATAATGCAGCTGAGATCATTCAGGCATTGAACATAGTATTGTACAACCCAGAGGCCAACGTTTTAGAGGACGCACTTATGGCAGTGCGTAATTTGGCCCATGGAAATGAAACGATTCAAATGTTACTTGATTTTGAAGTTGTACCCAGGATCATATACTTGCTGGAGCATCCGAACGTTACGGTTCAGAACGCCGCACTGCAAGCCCTAATAAATATAGCAACTGGATCCGAAGAGCAGATTCAAGAGTTGCTTAACAATAACCTTTTGCCCCATTTATCGGCTCTGATGTCCAATAGTGATCCAGATATTCGCTGTCAAGTTCTTAAGCTTTTGCTAAACATCGCTGACGGAAATATATTCCAAAGGCACGCCATTATGAATGCAGGTCTCCTGCATAAAATACTGGAGTGCTTAAAAGCTGATGcgatttcattaaaatctGCAGCTGCCTTGACAATCACCACGTTGGCCATCGATAAGGACAAGAATCTCCTGTGCTATCTTATGAGACAGGGAGTAATTCCAGAGTTCTGCAATTTACTCTTCTGCCAGGAAAGAGACATCTTATCTAATGTGCTCGATATACTGAGCACTATGCTAGATGTGGATCCATCTTTCTCGGCAGAGGTGTCCGGCATCATCGAATGGAGTGGAGCTTTAAATAATATCAGGATGCTCCAAAGCAGCGAACATGAGGAAATCGCAGCTGTGGCACGTAAAATCATTGGTAACTACTTTCCCGCCAAACCACACATCGCAACTAAATTCTAA